From a single Nostoc sp. MS1 genomic region:
- a CDS encoding SDR family oxidoreductase, which translates to MAANQGKVAIVTGASRGIGRAIALTLAAKGLSIVVNYAGNVDKAKEVVAEIEKLGVEAIAIQADVSKVPDIQQLFEKTISHFGRVDILVNNAGTAMYKPIGQVTEEEFDKIYAINVKGTYFACQQAAIHMNEGGRIINISSSTTAMMLPTYSAYVATKGAVEQISRVLAKELGAKGIAVNVISPGPTDTELFREGKTQEQIDRLSQMAAFGRLGDVQEIADVVAFLASNEARWITGQNIRVNGGIA; encoded by the coding sequence ATGGCAGCAAATCAAGGAAAAGTGGCTATTGTTACTGGTGCTTCGCGGGGAATTGGACGAGCGATCGCTCTTACATTAGCAGCGAAAGGTTTATCCATAGTCGTTAATTATGCTGGGAATGTAGACAAAGCCAAGGAAGTTGTTGCAGAGATAGAGAAGTTAGGAGTAGAGGCTATTGCTATACAAGCAGATGTGAGTAAAGTACCTGACATCCAACAGCTTTTTGAGAAAACAATCTCTCACTTTGGCCGAGTGGATATTTTGGTAAATAATGCCGGAACCGCCATGTATAAGCCAATTGGTCAGGTCACCGAAGAAGAATTTGATAAAATCTATGCAATCAATGTTAAAGGAACTTATTTTGCCTGCCAACAAGCAGCAATCCACATGAATGAAGGTGGACGAATTATTAACATATCGTCATCTACCACAGCCATGATGCTACCTACTTATAGTGCTTATGTAGCCACTAAAGGCGCTGTAGAACAGATATCACGAGTCTTAGCAAAAGAATTAGGTGCAAAAGGGATTGCAGTTAATGTCATTTCCCCCGGTCCCACCGATACAGAACTGTTTCGAGAAGGCAAAACCCAAGAACAAATTGATCGCCTTAGTCAAATGGCAGCCTTTGGTAGATTGGGAGATGTGCAAGAAATAGCCGATGTAGTCGCGTTTCTTGCTAGTAATGAAGCACGCTGGATCACTGGGCAAAATATCCGCGTCAATGGTGGAATTGCTTAA